TTGCAAGCTCATCAGGAATATTTCCTGTAAATTTATTATTAGCTAAATCCATCTTCCTAAGAGCCTGACAATGAGAAATACTTTCTGGGATATTCCCTACTAGGTTGTTCTCGTGCAACTCAATAACAATAACAGATTTGCAAGAGTGGAAAGGAGGAAAGTTGCCCGAGATATTACAAGCTGATGCTGAGAAGTTTAGGAGAAGTGGCAAAGACCATGTAAGCACTGGGATGACACCTCCAAGACCTGGATTATTGGAGATATTGAAGTATTGAAGCTTTGAAGCTTGAAAGACATCTGAGGGAATACCACCGGCAAACTTGTTCCTCGAAAGGTCCACATATGTGATGTCAGGAAGATGGATGAATTTCAGGGGTATCTCACCTGAGAAGGAATTGTCTTCAATTCGAAGACGCACAAGCGAAGAACAATTGGAAATGGATGGTGAAAGACTGCCagtaaaattatttgaaaaaagGATCAACTTGAACAGTACACCTCCTGCACAAATATCTGGTGGAATGCTGCCCACCAAATTGTTGGTGGAAACATCCACCCACTTGAGCTTTGAGTTCCTGCCCAAGTCCTGTGGAAGAGACCCAGAGAACAAATTATTCCATATTAGTAGGGTGTCCAGTGATGGAAGCTGTGCAATGCCTTGTGGGACAGTGCTATTCATATTATTGTACATGAGACTTAGCAGCCTAAGATTCTTTAACTCTGCAAAACTCTCCGGTATCGGCCCAGAAAGTTGATTATCGGAAATATCTAAGCTACCAAgtggcacaattttgctaaactcCCGTGGGACCAACCCGGTGAGGTGGTTTTTGAAAAGGAATAATGACTGGAGCTTGGTGAGATTGGAGAGTTGCTTTGGTATCGAACCATAGAGATTTGCATCCGCTATATCAAGATATTGAAGCTTACTCATGTTACCCAACTGCCAAGGGATACCTCCATGATAGGAATTGTAGCCAATTTCCATGTGGGTCACTGTCTGGAGTCTGCCCAGTTCTGGTGGTATCTCACCACTGAGGAAATTACCTGCCAGGTGTATAACCTCGAGGCTCTTGAAAGAACCGTACTTTGGTGGGATTGGTCCATCAAAGAAACTCCCAGCTAGATTAAGAATCTTAAGATATTCAAGCTGGGAAACTTCTACTGGCAATGGCCCTGAAAAGCTGTTACTGAAGGCATCAAGTACAACAAGGTTTCGAAGACTGGAGATTCCACCTGGAAACTGGCCAGAAAAATTATTTCTGCTGAAATCTAAGCTTCTCAGATTGGTGAGGTCAAATATTTCCAAAGGAAGATGCCCAGAGAATGAGTTGTGACTGAGATTGACATCAACAAGCTCAGTGAAGACACCAAAATGCTTTCCCGGCAATGCACCACCAAGATTCTTGGCAGAAAGGTCCAGAGCAATAACAACTGTGGAGTTCTTGTTGCACTTGACACCAGACCAAGAACACGCATGAATTTTCTCTGATGGGTTCCCTCCAAAAGGCAGTAACCAGTCAGCCAAACTATTACTATCATCAATAAGCCCAGATTTTAAGCTTAAAAGCGCCTCTGAGTAAGGATCAGTGGCCAAAACCACTATAGTAAACATCAAAGCCAAGAAAACCTTCGGGTACAAGAAATGGAACATCTCCATTCGAACTCGCAGCAGAGGAGGGAAGACAACTATGGATACCAGCCCTGGatttaaaagaaaaagaatgTGTCAGTGTTTTGCATCGGATGTCTCACGTTTGTGATTTTGTTGGATGAGAGATGCATGGGGACTAGAGAAAGATTGCATAAAAGGAGGGGAGGGAGGGAATGACGCATGGGGATTAGTTGATATTTGAGAATATTATCGTGTGGATTTTGGGGCAAGAAGGGACCCTTAGGATCATAGTTTACTTGGATGGTGTTCGCCACTAAAGAGGATAGCTTTTTCCAACTGGATGCATCTCTTCCTCGCTTTTCAATGGAGAGAAAaggaaaacatatatatatatatatatatataaggattaAGGAAAGCATACAATTAACTACTAGGCAATTATCATGATAAGTACCTTTATGAGCTAGTTTTTGGAGTATGTAAAAGCATCAATAATGTCACAACAGATAAGTAATGTAATTCATGCAACATAGGCTGCAAAAACGCATATCAAATTTGCTTGCCTCCATTATACTTTCAAAAGGAGTACAATTCATATATAGTATTGAGTCCACTCTGCGTGCATACGAATTTGCATATATTACCATAAAATTTTCGTTGCCAATTAATTGTTAGTGATTAAAGAATAATGAATAGtgaaagggtttttttttttttattagataaAAAGAATTGGAGTATCGGGATTCGAATTTAATTCAGTTAGAtcgattattatatttttttcattaaattaagCGAAGACGTTAAAAAGTTAAATGAATAATTGAATATTTCATCTAATTTTGaaaatgtaatatatatatatatatatattttttttttttaagggtttAATTAAATggctatattttttttttctttaaattaagatttattatttttttttttttgaaaaaaaattatgtagGTGTTCAATTATTTGAGAGACAAATTTCTCCTGCACATGGGTATTGATTAGAGGGAAAGGCAGTAGTTAGTCTTTTGAGCCGGCATTGAATTGGTAGTGGTAAGTGCAGCGAAGATAGAGAAGAATAAAGACAATGGATATAACTGTACTGTACGTGTGATTGAAAAGCAAATCTCTTTCTACCAATTTAAAAATATGATTAGGCAGTCCCCTGTGTGCCCAACAAGGACATTAAAGGTGTCCTCCATATTCTAGATATTCGTGTAAAAAAAACTTATCAGTAAAATGCTTCTTTGGAGTCCAAATGCAaagatttaataatttaaaattaaggtaaattataattaaaatcctaaaattcaaaaaaatttataaattaatttttttaatgtaattttaattaataatttgatcctTTCATTTTGCTTTAGTTAATAAATTTGTCCTTCTGTTAACATGAAGTTAGTCTACCGTTAATGATTTATGAAATGACAAAATTGCCCAGTGACTAGAGGGACCCACCCCATCCACCACCTTCCCTCGACCCACCTTTGCCCTCTTTCTCCAGTGATCCAATCTCACATTCAGACAATCTAAACTTTTCTTCTATAAATGCAAGCCTAGAAAATGATGATGCCAATCTCTTGCCCAGATCTAAAATCAAAAACCTATAGCTGCGCCTGCCAACAACCACAACGAGCCTGCAAGTGAGAGTTCCTGCCAAAAGCGTCATGTCATTGCTCATCATGGTCATGCACTCGGGTGAACTCACAATTTCGATGGCAAGAAAACCAGTAAAAGGGCATTTCTGCCATTAAAAAAGTTTTTAGTGGGCTTTTTTTCTTTGACTAACGATAAATTGggctaaaaattaatagaaagacAAATttgttaatatatttaaaatttaaggacaaaattattatttaaacttACACTAGGAGTAACTTATAAATTTTTGCTAAATCTCAAGGACCTACTTGTAATTTATCCTATTTTTAATAGCCACTTAAATGTGAAACGCTGCAGAGCTGTGGTCCACCTGCGGTTTGTTTGGACATGGAAACAAGAATGGAAATGGCAAATGTCCTTCAATTTCGTTACTGCAAAGATTTTTGGTCCTTTCAGCTTCATTGGCGGAGAAAATTTTTGTCCACATACACATTGGGAGCACtgcataaaagaaaataatttttaaatagtattatcataatttgatttttcatttttataaagATAAATTTACTTaagtttttaaataatttttaaaatataattaaaatagtaagctttatttattttttaaatatatgctctcatatttttaaattaataaattttatttttttaatgtatattaaatataaataaattaataaactaATATATTATTATGACATCAGGAGAGTCCCTGCTAGTGCGGGCCGCAGCTTCCAGCAACCAACCCTTTGTAGCACAGGAAGCCCGCGGAAAATGATTCCGGGAAGAAGGTAGCTCGGCCATTAATTATTTCTCAATTAATGTGCTATAAAAGTCTCTGGCCATTTCTTCTGTATTCGTTTCTCTGCAAATAAATAAATGCTTTAAAAGTTACATGCAATTGATGTACAATCTGTTTTTCTCCATATTGAGATTAATTTTTCATGTCCTCGTGTCTAAATAATACATCAAGACAAGTTAATTTATGCCAATGAAGACTAAAA
This portion of the Hevea brasiliensis isolate MT/VB/25A 57/8 unplaced genomic scaffold, ASM3005281v1 Scaf308, whole genome shotgun sequence genome encodes:
- the LOC131177001 gene encoding leucine-rich repeat receptor-like protein kinase TDR — protein: MEMFHFLYPKVFLALMFTIVVLATDPYSEALLSLKSGLIDDSNSLADWLLPFGGNPSEKIHACSWSGVKCNKNSTVVIALDLSAKNLGGALPGKHFGVFTELVDVNLSHNSFSGHLPLEIFDLTNLRSLDFSRNNFSGQFPGGISSLRNLVVLDAFSNSFSGPLPVEVSQLEYLKILNLAGSFFDGPIPPKYGSFKSLEVIHLAGNFLSGEIPPELGRLQTVTHMEIGYNSYHGGIPWQLGNMSKLQYLDIADANLYGSIPKQLSNLTKLQSLFLFKNHLTGLVPREFSKIVPLGSLDISDNQLSGPIPESFAELKNLRLLSLMYNNMNSTVPQGIAQLPSLDTLLIWNNLFSGSLPQDLGRNSKLKWVDVSTNNLVGSIPPDICAGGVLFKLILFSNNFTGSLSPSISNCSSLVRLRIEDNSFSGEIPLKFIHLPDITYVDLSRNKFAGGIPSDVFQASKLQYFNISNNPGLGGVIPVLTWSLPLLLNFSASACNISGNFPPFHSCKSVIVIELHENNLVGNIPESISHCQALRKMDLANNKFTGNIPDELASLLDLSFIDLSHNNFSGPIPAKFGDSSSLVLLNVSFNNISGSIPSNNVFRLMGSSAFSGNQKLCGAPLRPCHASIAIFGSKGTRKLTWVILLCAGVVMFIVASAWGIFYIQRGSKGQWKMASFSGLPQFTANDVLRSFSSTESKKAVPPLSASVCKVVLPTGITVSVKNIEFEAKRMKIVTEFVTQMGNARHKNLNRLLGFCYNKQLAYLLYDYLPNGNLAEKINMKRDWAAKYKLVIGIARGLCFLHHDCYPTMPHGDLRSSNILFDENMEPHLADFGIKCLAEMTKSSSPGSISMRETGKFNSNIKEELYMDTYNFGEIIIEILTNGRLTNAGGSIQSKPKEILLREIYDENEAGSSESMQEEIKMALEVALLCTRSRPADRPSMEDVLKLLSGFKSKRK